From the genome of Sulfitobacter sp. DSM 110093, one region includes:
- a CDS encoding AraC family transcriptional regulator, with amino-acid sequence MLDSPSDPLSSVVTLLKPAVSISKMVSAGGQWLVKRHDVASPFYCAMVEGQCRLHVTGRDPVTLRTGDFVLIPHLQGFTMSSEVPPPPHVPRLPLETGPGQFRLGAAEAPVDVRALVGHCRFDTPARGLLVSLLPEMIHVSGQDRLTALVPVIHEETRADRPGRGMILERLLEVLLIEALRSDPATTLPPGLLRGLSDPQLSGALQRIHAETSGPLSVSEMAKAAGMSRSGFFERFRRQVGRAPMEYATEWRMAVAKTLLRQGGLTNAEIALQVGYGSASAFGLAFLRHEGLSPGAFSNKDRP; translated from the coding sequence ATGCTCGACAGCCCCTCGGATCCCCTTTCCAGTGTCGTGACCCTGCTCAAGCCTGCGGTCTCCATCTCTAAGATGGTGTCAGCCGGTGGCCAGTGGCTGGTGAAACGTCACGACGTGGCCAGCCCCTTTTACTGCGCGATGGTCGAAGGGCAGTGCCGGTTGCACGTCACCGGGCGCGATCCGGTCACGCTGAGGACTGGTGATTTCGTGCTGATCCCGCACCTGCAGGGATTTACCATGTCCAGCGAGGTGCCCCCGCCGCCCCATGTGCCCCGCCTGCCGCTTGAAACCGGTCCCGGGCAGTTCCGGCTTGGCGCGGCGGAGGCCCCTGTCGATGTGCGCGCCCTCGTCGGGCATTGCCGCTTTGACACGCCGGCCCGGGGCCTTCTGGTGTCTCTGCTGCCGGAGATGATTCATGTCTCGGGTCAGGATCGTTTGACGGCCCTGGTGCCGGTGATCCACGAGGAAACCCGCGCAGACCGTCCGGGGCGCGGGATGATCCTCGAGCGATTGCTGGAGGTCCTTCTGATCGAGGCTCTACGCTCTGACCCGGCGACGACCCTGCCGCCGGGGTTGCTGCGCGGCCTGTCGGATCCACAGCTTTCGGGTGCATTGCAACGGATCCACGCCGAGACGAGCGGCCCCCTGTCCGTTTCGGAAATGGCAAAGGCGGCGGGTATGTCGCGCTCCGGCTTTTTCGAGCGGTTCCGCAGGCAGGTTGGCCGCGCGCCGATGGAATACGCCACCGAGTGGCGCATGGCCGTGGCCAAGACCTTGCTGCGGCAGGGTGGGCTGACCAATGCCGAGATCGCGCTGCAGGTCGGTTACGGGTCCGCCAGCGCCTTTGGACTGGCCTTCCTCCGCCACGAGGGTCTGTCGCCTGGTGCTTTTTCAAATAAGGACAGACCGTAA
- a CDS encoding NUDIX hydrolase, with amino-acid sequence MTRPVVATIAALFKRGHVLLVRRANPPDAGRWGFPGGKVDLGESLEDAAVRELAEETGIQATAKQVFTAVDAFDHDESGVLRHHYVLVAVLCSWVSGKPLAGDDALEARWFPIEQLGSADLALSLDVEKVAKLGAQIHSNRAFELGF; translated from the coding sequence ATGACCCGACCAGTTGTCGCCACAATTGCTGCATTGTTCAAGCGGGGCCATGTTTTGCTGGTAAGACGAGCGAACCCGCCTGATGCTGGTAGATGGGGCTTTCCAGGCGGAAAAGTAGACCTCGGAGAGTCACTTGAGGACGCAGCAGTTCGTGAGCTGGCGGAAGAGACTGGGATACAGGCAACGGCGAAGCAGGTTTTTACAGCGGTTGATGCTTTCGACCATGATGAGAGCGGTGTCTTGCGCCACCACTACGTTCTCGTAGCCGTCCTTTGCTCTTGGGTTTCGGGGAAACCACTTGCCGGCGACGATGCCCTCGAAGCACGCTGGTTCCCGATAGAGCAGCTGGGATCTGCGGATCTTGCTCTTAGTCTTGATGTCGAAAAAGTTGCCAAGCTAGGCGCGCAAATTCACTCCAATCGTGCATTCGAGCTTGGTTTCTGA
- a CDS encoding potassium transporter TrkG produces the protein MVFRPSKLVKRFATLRMPPPAVLVLFYLAFIIVGALLLWLPISHHGEIGLGEALFTSTSAVTVTGLVLADTGAAFTGFGQAVIAALIQLGGLGLMTFAVLLLGALGIPVGMPQRLILREDLNQTSLSNLTYLARIIFIIALVCEVIGAALLALVFVPEFGWHGIWQAVFHSISAFNNAGFALYPDSLSQWVGHPIVNIVIPVIFILGGLGFIVVGDIYQKRQWRKLTLHSKLMLLGTGILIAWGSIMFGLLEWTNPNTLGPLSTGEKLWASWFQGVTPRTAGFNTIDTGGMHDSTTMLTMTLMLVGGGSTSTAGGIKVTTLCVLLLATVAFFRRQTTLHAFGRSLGVDEVMKVLALTTISMLLVLTGIFVTLINHDGEFIDLAFEVTSAFGTVGLSRGTTGELDGIGRAIIMAMMFIGRVGPLAIGFFLATRSAPRVKYPAGQIYLG, from the coding sequence ATGGTATTTCGGCCCTCGAAACTGGTGAAGCGGTTCGCGACCTTGCGGATGCCTCCCCCCGCGGTTCTGGTGCTCTTTTACCTCGCCTTCATCATCGTGGGTGCGCTGCTGCTCTGGCTGCCGATCTCACATCACGGTGAAATCGGACTGGGCGAAGCACTGTTTACATCAACCTCTGCCGTGACCGTAACAGGGCTTGTGCTTGCTGACACGGGTGCTGCTTTTACGGGCTTTGGGCAGGCTGTCATTGCCGCGCTCATTCAGCTCGGCGGGTTAGGCTTGATGACTTTTGCGGTGCTCTTGCTCGGGGCGCTCGGCATTCCGGTAGGTATGCCACAACGCCTGATCCTGCGCGAAGACCTGAACCAGACATCGCTGTCAAACCTGACCTATCTTGCGCGCATCATCTTTATCATCGCCCTGGTCTGCGAGGTGATCGGGGCCGCCTTGCTTGCCCTGGTCTTTGTTCCTGAGTTCGGCTGGCATGGCATATGGCAGGCGGTTTTTCATTCTATTTCGGCCTTCAATAACGCGGGTTTTGCGCTTTATCCCGACAGCCTCTCTCAATGGGTAGGCCACCCGATCGTCAACATTGTGATCCCTGTCATCTTCATTCTGGGAGGGCTCGGGTTCATTGTCGTGGGGGATATCTATCAGAAACGCCAGTGGCGCAAACTTACGCTGCATTCCAAACTGATGCTGCTCGGAACCGGCATTCTGATTGCCTGGGGGAGCATCATGTTCGGACTTCTTGAATGGACGAACCCCAACACCTTGGGCCCGTTGAGCACTGGCGAAAAACTATGGGCAAGTTGGTTTCAGGGGGTCACGCCGCGCACGGCCGGGTTCAATACGATCGACACCGGCGGAATGCATGACAGCACGACCATGTTGACGATGACTCTCATGTTGGTTGGCGGTGGCAGCACCTCGACTGCAGGAGGGATCAAAGTGACGACACTCTGCGTGTTGTTGCTCGCCACTGTCGCTTTCTTCAGGCGTCAAACAACATTGCACGCCTTTGGGCGATCTTTGGGTGTCGACGAAGTCATGAAGGTCCTCGCTCTCACGACCATTTCAATGCTTCTGGTACTAACGGGCATTTTTGTCACGTTGATCAATCACGACGGTGAATTCATCGACCTCGCGTTCGAGGTCACATCGGCATTCGGCACAGTGGGTCTGTCGCGCGGGACGACCGGAGAGCTTGATGGTATCGGCAGGGCAATCATTATGGCGATGATGTTCATCGGTCGGGTTGGCCCTCTGGCCATCGGTTTTTTCCTCGCGACCCGCAGCGCGCCGCGGGTAAAGTACCCCGCAGGGCAAATATATCTTGGGTAG
- a CDS encoding alanine/ornithine racemase family PLP-dependent enzyme, with protein MSCPRIEVDLCKIRHNTQTLVKRLGLRGVSVTGVTKAVCGHPAIAQAMLDGGATALADSRISNVQRLRSTGLTGPITLIRTPMLSQVDEVVQSCEASYNTEILVISALAAAAIRNGSIHGIILMVEMGDRRDGIFPEKLAEIAQQVRQMPGVRLEGIGANFACLSGVAPTASEMVAFGELAEEIERKSGPSLKIVSGGGSANLPWAFGGHATGRVNDLRLGEAILLGVEPLSGDRIGGLHRDAFTLLAEVIEKGVKPKPFPIALAAPSAERRRNEPAYAASALMILALGHQDTDIQGLSLPTGNILIGATSDHLVLGTSQSPPPVGSEVKILMNYNALMLAMAAPDIKVSLLDNLPSGPSECSKHELGHLAPA; from the coding sequence ATGAGCTGCCCACGCATCGAGGTGGACCTATGCAAGATCAGGCACAACACGCAGACGCTGGTCAAGCGTTTGGGCCTGCGGGGGGTCAGCGTCACTGGCGTGACGAAGGCTGTCTGCGGGCATCCTGCAATCGCTCAGGCCATGCTCGATGGTGGGGCCACGGCGCTTGCAGATTCACGTATCAGCAACGTGCAAAGGCTACGGTCGACAGGGCTGACAGGCCCGATCACGCTGATCCGGACGCCGATGTTAAGCCAGGTTGATGAGGTCGTTCAATCCTGCGAAGCGAGCTATAACACTGAGATTCTGGTCATCTCGGCCTTGGCAGCCGCTGCGATCCGCAATGGGTCAATCCACGGTATTATCCTTATGGTCGAGATGGGGGACCGGCGCGACGGCATATTCCCAGAGAAGCTGGCTGAAATTGCGCAGCAGGTCCGGCAGATGCCCGGGGTCAGGCTGGAGGGGATCGGTGCTAACTTTGCGTGTTTGAGCGGGGTCGCTCCGACAGCCTCTGAAATGGTCGCATTCGGTGAGCTGGCCGAGGAGATTGAGCGAAAGAGCGGCCCCAGCCTCAAGATTGTGTCAGGTGGCGGATCAGCCAACCTGCCTTGGGCATTCGGCGGGCACGCAACGGGCCGCGTCAACGACCTCAGATTGGGCGAGGCGATCCTTTTGGGTGTCGAACCTCTGTCCGGTGATCGGATCGGGGGTTTGCATAGGGACGCCTTCACACTTTTGGCCGAAGTTATTGAGAAGGGTGTAAAACCTAAGCCGTTCCCCATTGCCCTGGCGGCGCCATCTGCGGAACGACGTCGCAATGAGCCTGCCTATGCTGCCTCCGCGCTCATGATCCTCGCGCTTGGACATCAGGACACCGACATTCAGGGGCTTTCACTGCCTACTGGGAACATATTGATTGGTGCAACCAGCGATCACCTTGTCCTTGGGACAAGCCAATCCCCGCCGCCGGTCGGCTCCGAAGTAAAAATTTTAATGAATTACAATGCGTTAATGCTCGCCATGGCTGCGCCCGACATCAAAGTAAGTCTGTTAGACAATCTACCTTCAGGACCGTCCGAGTGCAGCAAACATGAGCTTGGCCACTTGGCGCCTGCTTGA
- a CDS encoding LysR substrate-binding domain-containing protein: MNLLVVLDALLDEAHVSRAAHRLNLSQPAVSNALQRCRDLFDDPLLERGRGAMRRTARADALRGPLKSVLGELNDLLDPPETPLHTLRQTVRLTMADDPAFLIAGPLLTALQSTAPGVTPIFQPWNGSTAAARDLLSGETDIAVSVFGHQIEGIEQTTLFNETYVVAMRRDHPAAQAFDLDAWLAFPHVLMSGTGGTQSPLDAQLAAIGRSRRVGAVVPSFQLVPSLLAHTDHIAMLPKHGFDQNAHPLLTSFEPPVKVSGFPLHLASHTRQSNNRGVQHVIAAIREIFLV, translated from the coding sequence TTGAACCTACTGGTGGTGCTGGATGCGCTATTGGACGAAGCTCATGTGAGCCGCGCCGCACATCGGTTGAACCTCTCTCAACCCGCCGTATCGAATGCGCTGCAAAGGTGCCGTGATCTGTTTGACGACCCGTTGCTTGAGCGCGGACGCGGTGCAATGCGGCGGACCGCCCGGGCAGACGCTCTGCGGGGGCCGCTTAAATCCGTTCTGGGCGAGCTGAATGACCTTCTCGATCCGCCGGAAACCCCTTTGCATACCTTGCGTCAAACCGTGCGGCTCACCATGGCAGACGACCCAGCATTTTTGATCGCGGGGCCGCTTCTGACCGCATTACAATCCACCGCCCCGGGCGTGACTCCTATTTTCCAACCTTGGAACGGCAGCACGGCAGCGGCGCGTGATTTGCTGAGTGGCGAAACAGACATTGCCGTTTCGGTCTTTGGGCACCAGATTGAGGGCATCGAACAGACCACATTGTTTAACGAGACATATGTTGTTGCGATGCGGCGCGATCATCCTGCCGCACAGGCGTTTGATCTGGATGCATGGCTGGCGTTCCCGCACGTCTTGATGTCCGGAACAGGAGGGACGCAATCACCTCTGGATGCTCAGCTTGCGGCGATAGGGCGGTCGCGCCGTGTCGGTGCGGTTGTGCCGTCCTTCCAACTTGTCCCGTCGCTGTTGGCGCACACAGATCATATCGCGATGTTGCCCAAACACGGGTTTGATCAAAACGCGCATCCGCTTTTGACCAGCTTTGAACCGCCGGTTAAGGTCAGTGGCTTTCCCTTGCATCTGGCCAGCCACACGCGCCAATCGAACAATCGCGGGGTTCAGCATGTGATTGCCGCGATCAGAGAGATTTTTCTGGTTTGA
- a CDS encoding DUF6220 domain-containing protein, whose translation MTASTHDTFVALERGTPALFVWSARLLPVALAGQFFLAGQSLFAGLPWSIHGMVGGLAGVPIVVMAIMACAIGYLRGFAWWACGALALYGVQIALATGDATMLALHPFNASLLLITALVLLAKIERRRALHT comes from the coding sequence ATGACCGCAAGCACGCACGATACTTTCGTCGCTCTCGAGCGCGGCACGCCGGCCCTGTTTGTGTGGTCGGCCCGATTGCTCCCCGTCGCCCTCGCGGGTCAGTTCTTTCTCGCGGGGCAATCGCTCTTCGCCGGCTTGCCGTGGTCCATACACGGCATGGTCGGCGGCTTGGCCGGTGTGCCGATTGTTGTCATGGCCATTATGGCCTGCGCCATTGGGTATCTGCGCGGGTTCGCATGGTGGGCTTGCGGCGCTCTGGCGCTTTACGGGGTTCAGATTGCGCTGGCCACGGGAGACGCGACCATGCTTGCGCTGCACCCTTTCAATGCAAGCCTGCTGCTGATCACTGCCCTCGTTTTGCTGGCCAAGATCGAGCGTCGCCGCGCCTTACACACTTAG
- a CDS encoding dienelactone hydrolase — protein sequence MNRLITLSRALPTPESEITVAYTPIQLPMPGRQQLELRLTAPAAGEDLPIVILSHGFGPSNYISSKDGYAPIAQFWAERGVAVIQPTQASSRVGGLGPDLPDGPFFWRERVAEMRAILDQLTEVEGQAPAVAGRLDHDRIAVAGHSFGGFTCSLLLGARPQDEDFSDPRIRAGILLASPGRGGADLTPENAARFPFFDVDFSGINTPTLVVCGADDDPHFTPRGPEWHADPFHDAPGAEALLTINGVGHGLGGIAGWDARETEAEDPDALEATRRLTLAWFRSTFAIEPAAWTQSQSALRESAASIAEIISK from the coding sequence ATGAACAGACTTATCACTCTCTCCCGCGCCCTGCCGACACCAGAGTCTGAGATCACCGTCGCCTATACGCCGATCCAGCTGCCGATGCCCGGCCGCCAGCAGCTTGAGCTGCGTCTGACAGCACCTGCTGCCGGGGAGGACCTGCCCATCGTGATCCTGTCGCATGGCTTCGGCCCCTCGAACTACATCTCCTCCAAGGACGGCTATGCCCCGATTGCGCAGTTCTGGGCCGAACGGGGTGTCGCCGTCATCCAGCCGACCCAGGCCAGCTCCCGGGTTGGCGGGCTTGGCCCCGATCTGCCCGATGGACCTTTCTTCTGGCGCGAGCGGGTGGCGGAAATGCGCGCCATCCTCGACCAGCTGACCGAGGTCGAGGGACAGGCACCAGCCGTAGCCGGGCGGCTGGACCATGACCGGATTGCGGTAGCCGGGCATTCCTTTGGCGGGTTCACCTGCAGCCTGCTGCTTGGCGCGCGCCCGCAGGATGAAGACTTTTCCGACCCGCGCATCCGTGCGGGCATCCTGTTGGCCTCTCCGGGCCGGGGCGGTGCGGACCTGACCCCCGAAAACGCCGCGCGGTTTCCGTTCTTCGATGTGGATTTTAGCGGGATCAACACACCAACCCTCGTGGTTTGCGGTGCCGATGACGACCCGCATTTTACGCCGCGCGGCCCGGAATGGCACGCCGATCCGTTCCACGACGCCCCCGGCGCCGAGGCTCTGCTGACGATCAACGGCGTCGGCCACGGCCTGGGCGGCATCGCGGGATGGGACGCGCGCGAAACTGAAGCAGAAGACCCAGACGCGCTGGAGGCCACGCGGCGGCTGACGCTGGCCTGGTTTAGGAGCACCTTTGCGATAGAGCCCGCCGCCTGGACACAAAGCCAGTCCGCACTCAGGGAAAGTGCGGCATCCATTGCGGAAATAATTTCAAAATAG
- a CDS encoding glyoxalase superfamily protein: MNPQLPSAAKAKDQAKRLRAKMAEDGTSIGHAKSLELVAHQHGFSDWNTMVAAIGNAPLKGRAIGDKVSGTYLSQPFTGHVVSISTLKPEWFRLELDLDEAVDVVTFDGFSNFRSRIRGVIGPKGHSIERTSDGQAHLQIDLW, from the coding sequence ATGAACCCGCAACTTCCATCCGCTGCGAAAGCCAAGGATCAAGCAAAGCGTTTGCGGGCAAAAATGGCCGAGGACGGGACATCAATTGGCCATGCCAAGTCCCTCGAACTGGTCGCCCACCAGCACGGCTTCAGCGATTGGAACACGATGGTTGCCGCCATCGGCAACGCGCCCCTCAAGGGCCGGGCCATCGGTGACAAAGTCAGCGGAACGTATCTGTCGCAACCGTTCACGGGGCATGTGGTCTCTATTTCGACCCTGAAACCAGAGTGGTTCCGGTTGGAGCTGGACTTGGATGAAGCCGTAGACGTTGTCACATTCGATGGCTTCTCAAATTTCCGCTCGCGCATTCGTGGTGTCATTGGCCCCAAAGGGCATTCGATCGAACGGACAAGCGACGGGCAGGCGCATCTTCAGATTGATCTATGGTGA
- a CDS encoding TrkA family potassium uptake protein has translation MVSSDMKNTANRTFGVVGLGNFGSTVAKELQRFGNHVVGVDISEARVITLADTLSQAMIVDARDDAALREAGFGDCDVAVVAMGDDLEASILAAINLKLVGVPVVWAKATTKTHHRILSKLGVDRIIHPEVEVGQHIAQVLHNPLVRDYVSLGNGYHVVNFRIPESLEGKSLKDLPHGDKFNLRCIGVMRGTDYVGQDATGCQLERHDLLLLLGQRKDLRNFAASL, from the coding sequence ATCGTGAGTTCAGACATGAAAAATACTGCTAACCGAACTTTTGGTGTCGTCGGGCTCGGCAATTTTGGCAGCACCGTCGCAAAGGAGTTGCAGCGATTCGGCAATCACGTCGTCGGGGTCGACATATCCGAAGCACGCGTCATAACCCTTGCCGATACACTCTCTCAGGCCATGATTGTGGATGCACGCGATGATGCGGCTTTGCGGGAAGCGGGCTTTGGTGATTGTGATGTGGCCGTAGTTGCCATGGGCGACGATCTGGAGGCCAGTATCCTTGCGGCGATCAACCTCAAACTTGTCGGGGTTCCGGTTGTTTGGGCCAAAGCCACGACCAAAACGCATCACCGAATTCTGAGCAAACTTGGTGTCGACAGGATCATTCATCCGGAAGTTGAGGTCGGTCAACACATCGCGCAGGTTTTGCACAACCCGCTGGTGCGTGACTATGTCAGCCTGGGCAACGGCTACCACGTTGTCAATTTTCGTATCCCTGAAAGCCTTGAAGGCAAGAGCCTGAAAGACCTGCCGCATGGCGATAAATTCAATCTGCGTTGCATCGGGGTCATGCGGGGAACCGATTACGTAGGGCAAGATGCGACAGGATGCCAACTGGAGCGGCACGACCTTCTGCTATTGCTCGGCCAACGAAAAGACCTGCGCAACTTCGCAGCTAGCCTCTAA
- a CDS encoding MATE family efflux transporter: MSDTPTNTFTDGPLGTIYLKTALPIIFVMGMNGLLSVADALFLGIYVGPDALAAVTLMFPIYMMIVALSTLVANGMSSLLARSLGAGDIDGARATFAGAHGLAVGLGAVLIVLFLLLGQPVALLAAGGSESLAQMGLVYLRITVFFSPLLFVLSVNSDALRNEGRVGFMAAMSLLVSLANIGFNYVLIAILDMGVAGSAYGTATAQAFAFAVILAFRLFGETSLRPATLLSHSMCGKWGRILALGAPQSLNFIGLALGSAAIITALQWVGRPGYADTITAYGIITRVITFTFLPLLGLSFAMQTVTGNNYGAALLHRSDASLRMALWVAFIYCAVVQIVVMSMPSRIASAFVEDVAVIDEVSRILPVMASVFLLVGPLMMIATYFQAIGSASKAALLGLTKTYAFAIPLTFLLPVWFGEIGIWIAGPLAEVMLLGLTAVVLRLAAQDQSLKWGIFHNKEGEAL; encoded by the coding sequence ATGAGTGATACTCCCACCAATACATTCACCGATGGGCCGCTTGGCACAATCTACCTTAAGACTGCGCTGCCGATCATTTTCGTGATGGGGATGAACGGGCTGCTGTCCGTTGCAGATGCGTTGTTTTTGGGTATTTACGTCGGGCCTGATGCGCTGGCAGCGGTTACGTTGATGTTCCCGATTTACATGATGATTGTGGCGCTCTCCACGCTTGTTGCCAACGGCATGTCGAGCCTTCTGGCCCGGTCCCTCGGCGCGGGCGACATAGACGGTGCGCGTGCGACGTTTGCAGGCGCACATGGGCTGGCCGTGGGATTGGGCGCGGTCCTGATCGTGTTGTTCCTCCTATTGGGCCAGCCTGTTGCATTGCTCGCCGCTGGCGGGTCAGAGAGTTTGGCGCAGATGGGATTGGTCTACCTTCGGATCACGGTGTTCTTCTCTCCACTGTTGTTCGTGTTATCGGTCAATTCTGACGCACTGCGGAATGAAGGGCGCGTGGGCTTTATGGCCGCAATGAGCCTGCTGGTGTCGCTTGCAAACATAGGGTTTAATTATGTGCTGATCGCCATTTTGGACATGGGCGTTGCTGGGTCAGCCTATGGGACAGCGACGGCTCAAGCATTCGCGTTTGCGGTCATTCTTGCGTTCCGTTTGTTCGGCGAAACGTCGCTGCGTCCTGCGACCCTGCTGTCCCATTCCATGTGCGGAAAATGGGGGCGAATCCTCGCCCTGGGCGCACCCCAAAGCCTGAATTTCATCGGGCTTGCGCTTGGGTCGGCGGCGATTATCACCGCGCTGCAATGGGTCGGCCGACCGGGCTATGCCGACACGATCACGGCATATGGCATTATCACGCGGGTCATCACATTCACCTTCCTGCCGCTCTTGGGTCTGTCCTTCGCGATGCAAACCGTCACGGGCAACAACTATGGCGCCGCCCTCTTGCATAGGTCGGATGCGAGCCTGCGCATGGCCCTTTGGGTCGCGTTTATCTATTGCGCAGTGGTGCAGATCGTCGTGATGAGCATGCCGAGCCGGATCGCCAGCGCATTCGTGGAGGATGTCGCAGTCATTGACGAGGTGTCACGTATCCTCCCCGTCATGGCCAGCGTCTTCCTTCTGGTGGGGCCGTTGATGATGATCGCGACCTATTTCCAAGCGATTGGCTCCGCGAGCAAGGCCGCTCTGCTGGGGCTCACAAAAACCTATGCATTTGCGATCCCATTGACGTTCTTGTTGCCCGTCTGGTTCGGTGAAATAGGCATCTGGATTGCGGGCCCATTGGCCGAAGTCATGCTATTGGGTTTGACGGCTGTAGTGCTCAGGCTCGCCGCACAGGACCAAAGCTTGAAATGGGGTATTTTCCACAACAAAGAAGGAGAAGCTCTATGA
- a CDS encoding NAD(P)H-dependent oxidoreductase — protein MSKTLLLMFHRDIEKSVANAAFLRAAHAIEDVTAIDVQARYPDGHIDLFTDAAADAQLLLGADRIVLQFPVQWYATPSILKAWQDAVLTRMYYVFPQDEGERLAGTPLMVAATLGNVAEAYTRSGQNYYSVDEIFTPLKAMAHRCGLPWHAPHLTFSADKLDDAALAAAAQSYTRALQAFITTPRVAQTAEV, from the coding sequence ATGAGCAAGACACTGCTACTTATGTTCCACCGCGATATCGAAAAATCCGTCGCCAATGCGGCTTTTCTTCGCGCGGCGCACGCCATTGAAGACGTGACCGCTATCGATGTCCAAGCACGCTATCCCGATGGGCACATCGACCTGTTCACGGATGCCGCAGCCGATGCCCAACTGCTGCTTGGGGCCGACCGGATTGTGCTACAGTTTCCCGTGCAATGGTATGCGACGCCGTCCATTTTGAAGGCTTGGCAAGACGCCGTGCTGACGCGGATGTACTATGTCTTTCCACAAGACGAGGGCGAGCGCCTTGCAGGGACGCCGTTGATGGTTGCCGCGACGCTTGGCAACGTGGCCGAAGCCTATACACGGTCGGGGCAAAATTACTATTCGGTCGACGAAATTTTCACCCCTTTGAAAGCGATGGCGCATCGCTGTGGCCTGCCATGGCATGCGCCACATCTGACGTTTTCAGCGGACAAGCTCGATGACGCCGCATTGGCAGCCGCAGCCCAGAGCTACACCCGTGCGCTTCAAGCATTCATCACGACCCCACGGGTTGCGCAGACGGCAGAGGTCTGA
- a CDS encoding RidA family protein, producing MTKPDPVFPSGRQDLYETNRYSAAIRSGDLLFVSGQVGSREDGTPEPDFATQVQRAFDNLTDVLHAADCSLSDIIDVTSFHTDPEAQFGDIMQAKDRAFPEKPYPNWTAVGVNWLAGFDFEIKVIARIPSRA from the coding sequence ATGACCAAACCAGACCCCGTATTCCCGTCAGGCCGCCAAGACCTGTATGAAACCAACCGATATTCTGCGGCCATCCGCTCAGGCGACTTGTTGTTCGTTTCGGGCCAAGTGGGAAGCCGAGAAGACGGAACACCGGAGCCTGATTTCGCGACACAAGTACAGCGCGCCTTCGACAATTTGACCGATGTATTGCACGCCGCAGACTGCTCCCTCAGCGACATAATCGATGTTACAAGTTTTCATACAGATCCCGAGGCCCAGTTCGGTGACATCATGCAGGCGAAGGATCGCGCTTTTCCTGAGAAGCCTTACCCGAACTGGACGGCCGTCGGTGTGAACTGGCTCGCTGGGTTTGACTTCGAAATCAAGGTGATCGCCAGAATTCCCAGCCGAGCTTAA
- a CDS encoding SDR family NAD(P)-dependent oxidoreductase, which yields MPRILITGCSSGFGQAIAAQFLDQGWDVIATMRSPSAEGLPESDRLQVLALDVTNAASIAAAIEAAGQIDALVNNAGVGMLNVLEGADIARARELFETNVLGAMAMTRAVMPAMRARRSGVVVNVSSSVTLRPLPALSIYSASKAALNAFTESFALEVNEFGIRARLVLPGSAPSTSFGRNAVARMGMDVPEAYGPFVQAYFQSLQFATEKTEARDVAQAVWRAVTDETAPMKLPAGTDAETWAREAGLATA from the coding sequence ATGCCCCGTATCCTCATCACCGGTTGTTCCTCTGGTTTCGGTCAGGCCATCGCAGCGCAGTTCCTCGATCAGGGCTGGGACGTCATCGCCACGATGCGCAGTCCTTCTGCGGAAGGGCTGCCGGAGTCCGACCGCCTGCAGGTGCTGGCCCTGGACGTTACCAACGCCGCAAGCATCGCGGCCGCGATCGAAGCGGCAGGGCAGATCGACGCGCTTGTGAACAACGCCGGTGTCGGCATGCTCAACGTGCTGGAAGGTGCTGACATCGCCCGGGCCCGTGAGCTGTTCGAGACCAACGTTCTGGGTGCCATGGCGATGACCCGCGCCGTGATGCCTGCGATGCGCGCGCGCCGCAGTGGCGTCGTGGTCAACGTAAGTTCCAGCGTGACGCTGCGCCCGCTGCCCGCCCTGTCGATCTATAGCGCCAGCAAGGCCGCGCTGAATGCCTTTACCGAAAGCTTCGCGCTTGAGGTCAACGAATTCGGCATACGTGCCCGGCTGGTTCTGCCCGGCAGCGCGCCGTCTACATCCTTCGGACGCAATGCCGTGGCGCGGATGGGCATGGATGTGCCAGAGGCCTATGGCCCCTTCGTGCAGGCCTATTTCCAGAGCCTCCAGTTCGCGACCGAGAAGACCGAGGCGCGCGATGTCGCGCAGGCTGTCTGGCGCGCCGTTACGGACGAGACGGCGCCGATGAAGCTGCCCGCAGGCACGGACGCAGAAACCTGGGCGCGCGAAGCAGGCCTTGCCACGGCGTGA